The following are encoded in a window of Ruminiclostridium herbifermentans genomic DNA:
- a CDS encoding bifunctional riboflavin kinase/FAD synthetase gives MKVIYSNSIDKYFNCNTGVGLGNFDGLHIGHMALINTLIRETQLNGLASVVYNFTKHPENILRKKLITPLLLTEQKKIDLLSEINLDYLYFDEFNENFSRLSPEEFVKQILIDKLHIKLAVVGYDYKFGYHGDGNVEFLKELGKKYGFRVIVISPITCDNEIISSTRIRELVINGDLETAYKLLGRNYSITAEVVSGRRIGNTIGYPTANINPERFLVLPANGVYITKTLLDGKFYNSMTNVGFNPTFEDCKQKNVETHIIDFNQDIYGKKIEVFFLKKIRDERKFESVEQLMQQISKDMCQAKEYLGIGT, from the coding sequence ATGAAGGTAATTTATTCTAATAGTATTGATAAGTACTTTAATTGTAATACAGGTGTAGGACTTGGCAATTTTGATGGACTGCATATAGGTCATATGGCTCTTATAAATACATTAATTCGTGAAACGCAATTAAACGGCTTAGCTTCCGTAGTTTATAATTTTACTAAGCACCCAGAAAATATTCTTAGAAAGAAGCTTATTACGCCTTTATTGTTAACTGAACAGAAGAAAATAGATTTACTTAGTGAAATAAATTTGGATTATTTGTATTTTGATGAGTTTAATGAGAATTTTTCAAGACTTTCACCTGAGGAATTTGTAAAGCAAATTTTAATTGATAAGCTCCATATAAAATTGGCTGTAGTTGGCTATGACTACAAATTTGGTTATCATGGTGACGGGAATGTTGAATTTTTGAAGGAATTGGGCAAAAAATATGGTTTTAGAGTTATAGTTATATCTCCCATTACCTGTGATAATGAAATTATCAGCAGTACAAGAATAAGAGAATTAGTTATAAACGGTGATCTTGAAACAGCTTATAAACTTTTAGGAAGAAATTATTCAATTACTGCGGAGGTAGTAAGCGGCAGAAGAATTGGAAATACTATTGGTTATCCTACAGCCAATATAAATCCTGAAAGATTTTTGGTATTACCAGCTAATGGTGTATATATAACAAAAACATTGCTTGACGGCAAATTCTATAACAGCATGACAAATGTAGGATTTAATCCAACTTTTGAAGACTGTAAGCAAAAAAATGTTGAGACTCATATAATTGACTTTAATCAAGATATTTATGGAAAAAAGATAGAAGTATTCTTTTTAAAAAAGATTCGAGATGAAAGGAAATTTGAGAGTGTTGAACAGCTCATGCAGCAAATATCCAAGGACATGTGTCAAGCTAAAGAATATCTTGGTATAGGAACATAA